The nucleotide sequence GGTGCATTTGCTGCAAATCTGGATCGTGCCAGATCAAAAAAATTTACCCCCAAGTTATGAGCAAAAAACCTACTCAACCGCAGAAAAGCGGAATCAGTTGCGTTTGATTGCATCCCCAGGAGGGCAGGATGGTTCTGTGACGGTTCATCAAGATGCCAAGTTGTATGCGAGTGTGCTTGATGCTGGGGAAAAGGTTGTTCATGAACTTAGCCCAAACCGGCACATTTGGGTACAGGTGGCGCAGGGTGAAATTACGGTGAACGGTTTGTCTCTCAGTGCCGGTGATGCTGCGGCAATTAGTGAGGAAAATCGTGTGGTTGTCATGGCGAATACAGCCTCAGAAATTCTGTTGTTTGACTTGGCATAGTTAATGTATTGCCGGCAAAAAATATACCTGTCATTGATCGGTAGCAAGCGCTTTAATGGATTCAGCCGGCTTTTCAATTTATTCACTGCCGGTTGTTTCCTCTTAACTCGCTGCTGCCGATTAACATAAAAACAGTGTAATATTTTGTTAAGAACTGAGCTGCATTGACCGTTTTACTCATCACAATCTAAACGGACTGATCTATGACTTACTCGCCAAAAATTTTAGCATTTGCCGGCAGCACCCGGATGGATTCTTACAATAAAAAGCTGGTGAAGGTTGCTGCACAAGGAGCGCGATCTGCCGGCGCTGAGGTAACTTATTTGGATTTGCGCGATTTCCCCATGCCCCTTTATGATGGGGATTTAGAAGCTCAAGAAGGACTGCCTCAAAATGCTCTGAAATTAAAAGAATTGATGATGGCGCACCAGGGCTTTTTAATTGCTTCTCCGGAGTACAATAGTTCATTTTCTGCAGTTTTAAAAAATGCCATTGATTGGGCTTCGCGTCCAGCTTCTCCAGATGAACCGATGCTTGCTTGTTTTTCGGATAAAGTTGCAGCAATTATGAGTGCTTCACCGGGAGGATTAGGAGGTTTACGTGGGTTAGTTTCTCTACGTTCGCTTCTTGGCAATATTAAAGTTATTGTGCTTCCCGATCAAGTGGCGATTCCCAAGATTCATGAAGCGTTTAATGCAGATGGAACATTGAAAGATCTCCAACAACAAGCTTCTATTGAGAAGTTGGGTGAAAATGTGACGAAGGTGGTATCTAAATTGAACGGTTGAAGTTTCTAATCGTTTTTTGTGCGATTAAGGGCAAGCCGGGGTAAAGAGTGGGTTTTCCCTTAATCGAAATTTGTCATATTTTAACGGTTTTTTAAAGGGAAAGTAGTTAAAGCCGGCGCACGTTCAACTATCCACTTCTTCTTTAGTTCACTTTTTCCATAGTTGGTTTCAGTTTAGGAACTACTGGCTTTTTTTTAGAGGTTTTCAAAATTTTGTCTTGAAGCATTTTCTCCATAACAAGACTGCTTAAGATTTTAGCGCCATGTGGAGTCAGATGCACGCCATCATTGGCTTTTACATATCCTCGCTTACCCGATTTGTCTGCAAGGATTGGAGCAAACTTACCACCAACAGAAAACTTTTCCCAAGAAGAAATATATTCAATTTTAGGATAATTTTTACTTACTTCCCTATAAATTTCATTAAAAATTAAGAAAAATTTGCTATAACGAGGCTTGCTAGAAATGGGTTGCCCAATCCAGTAAACTTTTCTGACTGGGGGTGAGGAAACTAATTTTGCATACTTCTCTACTCTTTCTCGATAGGCTTGTTTCCATTCAGTTGTAAGGATGCGTCTATATTTACCCTGAAAGTCTGTGATGTCTTGATCGTCATTTCCGCCAAACATAACCACAAGCACATCGGGTTTATAAGCATTGATTAGTTGGTTCGTTCTAGCATACCAGTCGTAATAATCTATTCTATTTAAGCCGGTAGAAATTTTATAGTCAATTTTTATATGACTGATTTTATAAGATTTTTGCAGAGTGGATTGGAGTTGAACTCCAACATCAAGCACTATCGAGTCTCCCACAACTAAAAAGCGAGAATAAGGTTTTTCTACTTTACTTTTTGAGATTTTTTGCTGCTTATTTGGTTTTTTTATTGTTTGTTTAGGCTTATTATTTGGGACTTGTTTGGGTTTGTATTCTGGCGGTTTTTCTACGACTACAGTTTCTGAAGTTGTATTAATTTGATCAGTATTAACTTCTTTTATTTTGCTCCAAAACGCTTGTTCATTTTTTCTATAACT is from Microcoleus sp. FACHB-672 and encodes:
- a CDS encoding pirin family protein, whose amino-acid sequence is MITLRKSEERGHANHGWLDSYHSFSFANYYDPNNMGFRALRVINEDWVQPAKGFGTHPHRDMEIITYVLEGALEHKDSLGTGSIIRPGEVQKMSAGTGVTHSEYNPSKTEQVHLLQIWIVPDQKNLPPSYEQKTYSTAEKRNQLRLIASPGGQDGSVTVHQDAKLYASVLDAGEKVVHELSPNRHIWVQVAQGEITVNGLSLSAGDAAAISEENRVVVMANTASEILLFDLA
- a CDS encoding NADPH-dependent FMN reductase, which gives rise to MTYSPKILAFAGSTRMDSYNKKLVKVAAQGARSAGAEVTYLDLRDFPMPLYDGDLEAQEGLPQNALKLKELMMAHQGFLIASPEYNSSFSAVLKNAIDWASRPASPDEPMLACFSDKVAAIMSASPGGLGGLRGLVSLRSLLGNIKVIVLPDQVAIPKIHEAFNADGTLKDLQQQASIEKLGENVTKVVSKLNG
- a CDS encoding DUF459 domain-containing protein — encoded protein: MKDHDFLLIVTSVTLVLILSNLTLFIKSLASSKFASPQLKQAAEHLKIESYRKNEQAFWSKIKEVNTDQINTTSETVVVEKPPEYKPKQVPNNKPKQTIKKPNKQQKISKSKVEKPYSRFLVVGDSIVLDVGVQLQSTLQKSYKISHIKIDYKISTGLNRIDYYDWYARTNQLINAYKPDVLVVMFGGNDDQDITDFQGKYRRILTTEWKQAYRERVEKYAKLVSSPPVRKVYWIGQPISSKPRYSKFFLIFNEIYREVSKNYPKIEYISSWEKFSVGGKFAPILADKSGKRGYVKANDGVHLTPHGAKILSSLVMEKMLQDKILKTSKKKPVVPKLKPTMEKVN